A single genomic interval of Lucilia cuprina isolate Lc7/37 chromosome 2, ASM2204524v1, whole genome shotgun sequence harbors:
- the LOC124419513 gene encoding neural-cadherin-like, producing the protein MLEDVNDEIPLFTEREQETVLEGEPIGTKVTQVNAIDKDGTFPNNQVYYYIVDSPRNEGKEFFEINLQSGEIFTKTVFDREKKGAYALEVEARDGAPSARPNSNGQPNSG; encoded by the exons ATGCTGGAAGATGTTAACGATGAAATTCCTCTATTTACTGAACGTGAACAGGAAACGGTATTAGAAGGTGAACCAATTGGCACAAAAGTAACACAAGTGAATGCTATCGATAAAGATGGCACTTTTCCAAATAATCAG GTTTACTACTACATTGTCGATTCACCGCGTAACGAGGGCAAAGAATTCTTCGAAATCAATTTGCAAAGTGGtgaaatctttacaaaaaccGTATTTGATAGAGAGAAGAAAGGCGCCTATGCATTGGAAGTAGAAGCAAGAGATGGAGCACCATCAGCCAGACCCAACAGCAATGGACAACCCAATTCAGGTTAG